The genomic DNA taacccagccCCAGACTGCCTCCCTGCCTTCCCTACTCTCCTTGCACCTGGAGGAGAACCAGCTCTGGTTCCTGCCCCctgcctccttctcctccctgcctGCCCTACAGGAGCTCTTCCTCAGCCACAACCGGCTGACCTACCTGGCTCCTGGAGCATTCTCTGGCCTGGGCTTCCTGCTGCGCCTGCATCTCAACAGCAACCACCTGACCTCAATTGAACCCCGCTGGTTCACTGCCCTGCCCCGTCTCCAGGTGCTGATGCTGGGGGGAAATCCAGTGGAGGTCCTCCCTGACCGAGGCTTCCAGGCCCTGGGGTCTCTACGCAGCCTGGTGCTGGGGGGCATGGGGCTGAAAGGGCTGCCTGAGAGGGCCCTGGAGGGGCTGGACAGTCTGGAGAGCCTGTCCTTCTACGACAACCTCCTCACCATCGTCCCCACACAGGCTCTGAGGAGGCTCCCGGTCCTGAAGTTCCTGGACCTGAACAAGAACCCTTTGAGTGTGATTCAAACGGGGGACTTCAGGGACCTGGTGCACCTGACAGAGCTGGGTCTGAACAACATGGAGGATCTGGTGGCCATCGAGAGAGCAGCCATGGAGAACCTGCCTGAGCTCACCAAGCTGGAGATCACCAACAACCCCCGGCTGTCCTACATCCACCCCCAGGCCTTCCTTCGGCTGGGCAGGCTAGAAAGCCTGATGCTCAACTCCAATGCTCTGAGTGCTCTGCACCAACACACTGTCCTGTCTCTGCCCAGCCTGAGGGAGGTCAGCCTGTACTCCAACCCCCTCCGCTGTGACTGCCTGTTCCGCTGGGTGGctgaggagcacacacacacagatacacagatgcCGCAGGCTGTGAGGTTTATCCAGCCCCAGGCCACGTTGTGCTCTGAGCCTCTAGAGCTGAGGGCTCGCAGGGTGAGGGAGGTGTCAATAACAGAGATGTCAGCCTCCTGCCTACCCCTCATCCCCCCTGGCATCCTTCCCTCCTAtatgggggtgagagagggggagaggctgGCTCTGCACTGTCGCGCCCTGGCAGAGCCTCAGCCCACAATCTATTGGGTCACTCCTTCTGGAATGAGACTAGGACCATCCAACCACACCCACAGCTCCAAGCCTGCATCCAGCCCCAGCTCCAAGCCTGCATCCAGCACCAGCTCCAAGCCTGCATCCAGCCCCAGCTCCAAGCCTGCATCCAGCACCAGCTCCAAGCCTGCATCCAGCCCCAGCTCCAAGCCTGCATCCAGCCCCAGCTCCAAGCCTGCATCCAGCACCAGCTCCAAGCCTGCATCCAGCCCCAGCTCCAAGCCTGCATCCAGCACCAGCTCCAAGCCTGCATCCAGCCCCAGCTCCAAGCCTGCATCCAGCACCAGCTCCAAGCCTGCATCCAGCCCCAGCTCCAAGCCTGCATCCAGCACCAGCTCCAAGCCTGCATCCAGCCCCAGCTCCAAGCCTGCATCCAGCCCCAGCTCCAAGCCTGCATCCAGCACCAGCTCCAAGCCTGCATCCAGCCCCAGCTCCAAGCCTGCATCCAGCCAGACATCCTCTTACCATTCCCCCTCACCCAGCCCAGCATCTGGTAATGCCTCTGTCCTCTTGTACAGCCtcaccccttcctctccctcctcccctgcctACCGGCTACTGCCAGAGGGGACATTGGAGATTGTCATGGTGACGGCCCGGGAGGCGGGTCTGTACACCTGTGTGGCTGAGAATACACTGGGGGCCGACACTCACAGTGTGACTGTAGGGGTGCAGGGACGAGGGAGGGGGGGGTTGAGGCACCGGATGTTGGAGTGGAGAGGATAGGGGTTGAAGGAGAGGGTTTTGAGGGAGGTCAGGGCAAAGGTAAAGACAgcaagcaagcacacacaaaTAAAGTCTAGCTATATAAATAATTTATGATATAAAACAcataataaaacacacacacacacacgtacttgCAGTCCAACGTTTCCGTCGATAACGTGTTATAGGATAGATATAGCTACCGCTCCTGGCCGCGGTGCCATTGTAGGTGGTTGTGGAGCCCGATCCGGGAGCCACATGTCCTGCCGCAGCTGGGACATGTTAGTGCTGAATCTAGAGCTGCTTGTGGGAGTGGTTGAGAGCATTGGGGCCTGTAAATAGAACATATGACATGGCAGTGGTGTACAATCAGATGTCTATTTATTTTACAGTATATATGCATACACATTGACATTGTTTGTGTTTGTATAAAGCAGTACTTAACATAGAGAAAATAACTGACCCTGCTTTCTATCCCCAGAACCTatccacctaaccctaacccagcgaCTGAACTTCAAGAGAGGAGTCTCACCCTCTTCAGATACACTAGGGCACAGGCATTTTCTAAACAGTGCCATTTTATGGTAGCCTATCCTTGCTTTCTTTTGAGGTTTTGTAAATCAAAGTGCTTAATGTGAGCAGCCCTTTCTCACTCTGCCCCTTCCCTTGGCTTTCTATCACATTACTTTATTATTCTATCCAACTGCCTGTACATAA from Coregonus clupeaformis isolate EN_2021a chromosome 11, ASM2061545v1, whole genome shotgun sequence includes the following:
- the LOC121576389 gene encoding leucine-rich repeat neuronal protein 2-like isoform X2; protein product: MLRVSMVPPKRQLMLWVWVSSALVVYSLPWRVSCPAGCVCQIKPWFSPQSVSCEASAVDCNNLFLTQLPSPLPPDTHTLRLQSNLLSSLETPLLHTLLNLTELDLSQNRFSSVRTLTLTQPQTASLPSLLSLHLEENQLWFLPPASFSSLPALQELFLSHNRLTYLAPGAFSGLGFLLRLHLNSNHLTSIEPRWFTALPRLQVLMLGGNPVEVLPDRGFQALGSLRSLVLGGMGLKGLPERALEGLDSLESLSFYDNLLTIVPTQALRRLPVLKFLDLNKNPLSVIQTGDFRDLVHLTELGLNNMEDLVAIERAAMENLPELTKLEITNNPRLSYIHPQAFLRLGRLESLMLNSNALSALHQHTVLSLPSLREVSLYSNPLRCDCLFRWVAEEHTHTDTQMPQAVRFIQPQATLCSEPLELRARRVREVSITEMSASCLPLIPPGILPSYMGVREGERLALHCRALAEPQPTIYWVTPSGMRLGPSNHTHSSKPASSPSSKPASSTSSKPASSPSSKPASSTSSKPASSPSSKPASSPSSKPASSTSSKPASSPSSKPASSTSSKPASSPSSKPASSTSSKPASSPSSKPASSTSSKPASSPSSKPASSPSSKPASSTSSKPASSPSSKPASSQTSSYHSPSPSPASEPIHLTLTQRLNFKRGVSPSSDTLGHRHFLNSAILW
- the LOC121576389 gene encoding leucine-rich repeat neuronal protein 2-like isoform X1; this encodes MLRVSMVPPKRQLMLWVWVSSALVVYSLPWRVSCPAGCVCQIKPWFSPQSVSCEASAVDCNNLFLTQLPSPLPPDTHTLRLQSNLLSSLETPLLHTLLNLTELDLSQNRFSSVRTLTLTQPQTASLPSLLSLHLEENQLWFLPPASFSSLPALQELFLSHNRLTYLAPGAFSGLGFLLRLHLNSNHLTSIEPRWFTALPRLQVLMLGGNPVEVLPDRGFQALGSLRSLVLGGMGLKGLPERALEGLDSLESLSFYDNLLTIVPTQALRRLPVLKFLDLNKNPLSVIQTGDFRDLVHLTELGLNNMEDLVAIERAAMENLPELTKLEITNNPRLSYIHPQAFLRLGRLESLMLNSNALSALHQHTVLSLPSLREVSLYSNPLRCDCLFRWVAEEHTHTDTQMPQAVRFIQPQATLCSEPLELRARRVREVSITEMSASCLPLIPPGILPSYMGVREGERLALHCRALAEPQPTIYWVTPSGMRLGPSNHTHSSKPASSPSSKPASSTSSKPASSPSSKPASSTSSKPASSPSSKPASSPSSKPASSTSSKPASSPSSKPASSTSSKPASSPSSKPASSTSSKPASSPSSKPASSTSSKPASSPSSKPASSPSSKPASSTSSKPASSPSSKPASSQTSSYHSPSPSPASGNASVLLYSLTPSSPSSPAYRLLPEGTLEIVMVTAREAGLYTCVAENTLGADTHSVTVGVQGRGRGGLRHRMLEWRG